AATGATTCGTCACCTCTGCCTAGCATTATACCATATCTAGGCAAAGGTTCCTATTGGACATAAGAACCTTTGTGCGTATTTTTACGACACGGGAGGTTGTCCGAACATGACGAAATTACCCGGAGCCAGCTCCGGCTTCAAGTAATCATCGAGGCTGCAATGAAGCAGGCGGACGATTTTCCCCATTCCCGCCGCTACGGGCTGAACCTGCATAAATACGCCGTTGACCCATACTTCCTGGGAAGGTTCGGGTTCTCCGTGTATGCCGTCAAGGACATTCTCAAGAGGCATAATCGTATAGAGCGTCATTAGTTGTACACCCCAGTCTGCGCTGCCGGCTTACGCTCGGCTATTCGGCTGTTAAGCTCCCTAAGCGCATCCCCTAACCCGCCTACGGCGTCAATCAGCCCGTATTTTACCGCGTCCGAACCGATAACGGTAGTACCGATATCCCTTGTCAGTTCACCGGTCTTGAACATCAGCTCTTTAAATTTTTCTTCCGTAACATTAGAGTGCATGGTTACAAACTTTAGGATGCGCTCTTGCATTTTATCCAAATATTCGAACGTTTGAGGCACTCCAATTACAAGCCCGTTCAGACGGATCGGATGAATCGTCATGGTGGCTGTCGCTGCAATAAAGGACATGTTGCCCGCTACCGCAATCGGAACGCCAATGGAATGGCCGCCGCCAAGCACCAGCGTAACCGTTGGCTTGGACAAGGATGAGATCATCTCGGCAATGGCAAGACCCGCTTCTACGTCGCCGCCAACCGTATTGAGTACGATCAGAATGCCTTCGATTTTCGAATTTTGCTCCGCGGCGACAAGCTGAGGAATGAGATGCTCATACTTGGTTGTTTTATTTTGCGGCGGCAGGACGATATGGCCTTCCACCTGCCCGATGATCGTCATGCAGAAAATATTCGATTCCGATGCGGGAGTTGTCGTTTGCCCTAATTGCTGAATCGTTTCCACGATTGAATTTTGCTTCTTTTTCTCACTCTCTGCCGGATCCGGCTGCTGCGGCTGATCTTCGTTCATGTAATTCATATTTGCTCCCCCTCATTAACGTAAACGCTCGTCATAGTATGAGGTGGAATGACGAATTTATACGGTTTTCATAAGCAAAAAAGAACGTTCCTCCAGGAGCTCGATCACTCCTTTACGGAACGTTCTTTTTAAGTTCATTATACCTCCATGATAATCGGAAGAATCATTGGCCGTCGTCTCGTCTGTTCATATAAGAAGCGCCCGAGGGCATCTTTTACATTCGTTTTGAGTGAAGCCCATTCGTTTACCTTATCATGCATCAATTTATTGAGCGTTGAAGTTACAATCTTGTTTGCTTCATCTAGCAGTCCTTCCGATTCACGCACGTATACAAAGCCGCGCGAGATGATATCCGGACCGGAAACAATAGATCCTCCATCCTGCTTGCTCAGTGTAACAACGACAACAAGAATGCCGTCCTGGGATAGCAGCTTGCGATCCCGCAGAACTATATTGCCGACATCTCCGACTCCAAGCCCGTCAATCAGAATATTGCCAGCTTGCACCTTGGAACCTTTACGGGCAAGACCGCCTTGAAACTCAACGGTTTCCCCGTTTTCAATGACGAAAATATGACTGCGTTCAATGCCCACGGCTTCTCCAAGCTGAGCATGCTGCCTTAGCATCCGGTACTCTCCATGAATCGGTATAAAATACTTCGGTTTGATAAGGTTTAGCATCAGCTTTAATTCTTCCTGGCTTCCGTGACCCGACACATGGACTCCCGATATGGATCCGGGGCCGTAAATGACATGGGCACCCAAGCGGAACAGCTCATCTACCGTTCTGCCCACATAACGCTCATTTCCCGGTATTGGCGTAGCGGCAATGATAACGGTATCCCCAGGCAAAATATCAACCTTGCGATGAGTCGACCGTGCCATCCTCGTTAAGGCAGACATTGGCTCGCCCTGGCTGCCCGTGCACAGGATTACGACTCGATCGGCTGCCAGCTTGTTCACTTCCTCGGGCTCAATAATCATACCTTCCGGGATGTGCAGATAACCAAGATCCGATGCAATCGTAACGACATTAACCATACTGCGCCCGACAACAGCCACATACCGCTTCGTTGCAATTGCGGCGTTGATCACCTGCTGAATCCGATGCACGTTTGAAGCGAAGGTTGCCACAACCACACGTTGAGACGATTTATGGAATATATCTTCAAGCTCTTCCCCGACGTTTTTCTCCGATGGCGTAAATCCGGGTCTTTCTGCATTTGTACTATCCGACAAGAGGGCCAACACGCCTTTTTTACCGATCTCCGCCATCCGTTGCAAATCCGCGTATTGCCCATTCACCGGCGTATAGTCGAATTTGAAGTCGCCGGTATGCACAATGGTCCCTTCCGGCGTATCAAGCGCAACGCCTATAGAGTCAGGTATACTATGATTCGTCTTGAAAAAGCTTGCCTGGATCGTCCCGAGCTGCACTTCGGAATCCGCATCGATCACGATCCGTTTAGTCTCGCCAAGCAGACCTGCTTCTTTCAGCTTCCCTTCAATCAGGCCTAAAGTCAGCTTTGTTCCGTATACGGGTACATTCAGCTGCCTCAATACGTAGGACAGACCGCCGATATGGTCTTCATGACCGTGCGTAATTAAAATCCCTCTGACTTTATCCCGATTTTCCGTCAAATAGGAGATATCAGGAATAACAATATCGATCCCCAGCATATCTTCTTCGGGGAACTTAAGGCCCGCATCCACGATGACAATATCGTTCGAATACTGAATAACATACATGTTCTTGCCAATTTCGCCAACTCCGCCAAGGGCAAATACGAGCAGCTTATCCTGATTTTTCTTCGACAAGTGCTTACCTCCTTCGAATGAAGCCATTCTCCGTTCCAGCCAATTGTATGAATTTTCCGTCCATTTCACTTGACCTCATTATACATGATGAAAAAGACGGAAAACAAGGTGAAACAACCGTCCGCTTGTCCACTCTTGAACGCAAATAAGCAGGCCGGAGATAACTCTCCGCCTGCTTATCGGGTCAAACTAGAATTATATTAAACCAGCTTGCTAATAAAAGCCGCCTCGGCTTCGCTGGCTGCAACAAGCGGAAGTCTAACGCCGCCTACAGGCATGCCGCGCAGTTCAAGCGCGTATTTAACAGCAACCGGATTAGGAACCGGATGAGGACATTCAAACAAGCCTTTGAACACCGGGTAACATTCCGCGTGAAGCTTAGCTGCCTGCTTCACATCGCCGCTCAGGTACGATTCGATAAGCTGCTTCATTTTCGTGCCGATAATGTGGCTGGCCACACTTACAATGCCGTAACCGCCAATCGCAAGAGTCGGCAGCGTTGCGCTGTCATCGCCGCTGTATACCCGGAAGCTATCCGGAGCTGCGGCAATAATCTGCGACAATTGATCGGAGGACGCGCAATCTTTAGTTGCTACCACATTATCCAGTTCTGCAAGGCGGAGTGTGGTTTCTACGGAAATATTAATACCTGTACGGCCTGGAACGTTGTAGAGCATGACAGGTAATTTGGTAGATTCAGCGATTGCTTTGAAATGTTGATACAAACCTTCTTGATTCGGCTTGTTGTAGTACGGAGCAACCAGAAGCACTCCGTCTACACCGGCATCTTCCGCAACCTTTGTCAAATGAATCGAATGCGCTGTATTGTTGCTCCCGGTACCGGCAATAATTTTGCAACGACCGGCAGCATGCTTTACAGCATAACGGAACAATTCCGCTTTCTCTTCTTCCGTCAAAGTCGGGGATTCACCCGTGGTGCCAGATACAACAAGCGTGTCGCTTTGCTGTTCTTCAATCAAATAATCGATCAAACGACCGGTCGTGTCCCAGTCAATTTGACCATTTTCATCAAAAGGTGTGACCATTGCAGTAATTAATCTACCAAAATCCATTGTTATGACCTCCTGAAAAGTACTTCACTTCGTAAGCGCATCAAATTCTCTCAACTATATATGAAGTTCAAACTTCGCATGAAGCGCCCTGACGGCCTTCACCATATCCTCAGCCTTCACCAATACCCAAATCGTTGTATTGGAGTCGGCGGATTGCATGATTGTAATACCTTCCTCGGTTAAGGCTTCCACGATGCGGGCCATAACGCCCGGCACGCCGTTCATGCCGCCGCCTATGACGGACACCTTTGCGCATCCGCGGATAGCGAGAGGATCGTATCCGCATTCCTGAAGAACCGATACTGCCCGGTCAGCATCCTGGTCGAATACGGTGTAAACCGCTCCGCTTGGCGTCACATTGATAAAATCAACGCTGATATGATGCTTTGCCATCGTCTGGAAAACCTGAAGCTGCACGTCGCTTCTGCCTTCGATTGCTTTAACCGTAATCTGCGTAACTCCAGATACATGCGCAATCCCCGTTGCCTGACGGTCAGTTACCGGAGTAAATGCCGCATCGGAGACGAGAGTCCCTTCTTCCATGGAGAAGGTGGATCGTACCCTAACCGGTATTCTTGCTTGTTGCGCAATCTCTACGGCACGCGGATGAATGACTTTCGCTCCTTGGCGGGCCATATTGCAGATCTCTGCATAGCTTACAACCTGGAGCGGCTTTGCATCTTCCACTATGCGGGGATCTGCCGTCAATATCCCGTTAACATCCGTATAAATGTCTACCATTTCCGCACGAAGCGCGGCACCAAGCGCTGTTGCCGAAGTGTCGCTTCCGCCCCGCCCAAGCGTTGTCATATCGCCGCTTTCGGTACTTCCTTGAAAACCCGTTACAATTACGACCTTCTCGTCCCGCAAATGCTGCAAAACCCTCTCGGGACGCAGCTCCTTAATCCGGGCATGGCCGTATTGATCATCCGTAATAATTCCTGCTTGGCCGCCGTTTAATACGACGGATGGTATACCTTCAGAGCAAAGCAAGCTGCATAACGCCGCGGCCGAAATAATCTCTCCGCAGCCCAGCAGCATATCCCGCTCCCGCGCCGGCAGCTTGTCGCCGTTGTTGCGGATGAGCTGAAGCAGAGTGTCCGTAGCGTACGGATCCCCTGAACGCCCCATTGCCGAGACAACGACCACTACGCTGTAACCATTTGCGAGCTCTCTTGCAATATGTTGAAGACAATAGCTTCTAGCATGATCGGTCGAAAGTGAAGTGCCCCCGAACTTTTGTACCAGGATGCGCATTGCTGTCTTTCCTCCGTAACCGATACAAAGATGTCTGAACGGATAAGCCTAACCGATGGCAGACATCTTCCCGATCGTAGTTGTTTTTGTGGCACTAGTCGAACCATTTCAATTTGGACGAATGAAGGCAAAACAAGCGGCGTAATCGAATCCAAGGATGCCGGCTGAATCGCCAGCGTCCCGAATACGTCGCCGCCTGCTTGTAATAGATGATACACCTATAAGAGCATTTTAATAGTTAAACCGCTCAATCAGTAACGGCTGCAGTTGTTTCCCCTGCAAGGCTGCTTCGCATGCTTCCAGTGCCAGATCCATTCTCGCCACAAGCGAGTTTGGTTTTTGTGCCGGGTTATCCTGGCCAAACGGCACAAAATAAATATTTTTAGCTACTAACAGCTTTGCGATATTAGAAGCGTTCAGCCCGAGACCATCGTTTGTTGAGATCGCAAGCACGAGAGGCCTTAAATTGCGCATTTGGGCTTTCGCCGCCATGAGCACGGCACTATCGGTAATCGCGTTAGCGAGTCTGCTGGTTGTGCTGCCCGTACATGGCGCGATCAGAAGCACATCGAAAAGCTTCGCCGGACCAAGCGGTTCAGCCTGCACAATCGTCGAAATAATTTCGTTACCGGTTATCGCCTTCAGCTGCGTCTGCCATTCCTCAGACGATCCGAATCGCGTGTCTGTTGTCATAATGGTTTGCGATACGATTGGCACCACATTTGCGCCAGCATCCACAAACCGCTTAATTTCAGGCATAATTTCAGCCAACGTACAGTGCGAGCCAGACAGCGCATACCCGACTGTTTTCCCAGTCCAATCCATTACCCATTCCCCCGCTTTATCGAATCGTCCGTAATCAACTGAGTCAAGCAATCCGCTATGATTCGTCCAGCTGTTTTAGGTGCGACGATACCGGGGAGTCCGGGCGCGAGTATCGCTTTAATGCCTCTCTTCTCGGCGAAGCGGAAATCAGTTCCGCCAGGCTTAGTAGCAAGGTCAATAATAACGGTTCGCGAAGGCAAATTTGCTA
This region of Paenibacillus sp. JDR-2 genomic DNA includes:
- a CDS encoding YlzJ-like family protein; the protein is MTLYTIMPLENVLDGIHGEPEPSQEVWVNGVFMQVQPVAAGMGKIVRLLHCSLDDYLKPELAPGNFVMFGQPPVS
- a CDS encoding ClpP family protease, encoding MNYMNEDQPQQPDPAESEKKKQNSIVETIQQLGQTTTPASESNIFCMTIIGQVEGHIVLPPQNKTTKYEHLIPQLVAAEQNSKIEGILIVLNTVGGDVEAGLAIAEMISSLSKPTVTLVLGGGHSIGVPIAVAGNMSFIAATATMTIHPIRLNGLVIGVPQTFEYLDKMQERILKFVTMHSNVTEEKFKELMFKTGELTRDIGTTVIGSDAVKYGLIDAVGGLGDALRELNSRIAERKPAAQTGVYN
- a CDS encoding ribonuclease J codes for the protein MSKKNQDKLLVFALGGVGEIGKNMYVIQYSNDIVIVDAGLKFPEEDMLGIDIVIPDISYLTENRDKVRGILITHGHEDHIGGLSYVLRQLNVPVYGTKLTLGLIEGKLKEAGLLGETKRIVIDADSEVQLGTIQASFFKTNHSIPDSIGVALDTPEGTIVHTGDFKFDYTPVNGQYADLQRMAEIGKKGVLALLSDSTNAERPGFTPSEKNVGEELEDIFHKSSQRVVVATFASNVHRIQQVINAAIATKRYVAVVGRSMVNVVTIASDLGYLHIPEGMIIEPEEVNKLAADRVVILCTGSQGEPMSALTRMARSTHRKVDILPGDTVIIAATPIPGNERYVGRTVDELFRLGAHVIYGPGSISGVHVSGHGSQEELKLMLNLIKPKYFIPIHGEYRMLRQHAQLGEAVGIERSHIFVIENGETVEFQGGLARKGSKVQAGNILIDGLGVGDVGNIVLRDRKLLSQDGILVVVVTLSKQDGGSIVSGPDIISRGFVYVRESEGLLDEANKIVTSTLNKLMHDKVNEWASLKTNVKDALGRFLYEQTRRRPMILPIIMEV
- the dapA gene encoding 4-hydroxy-tetrahydrodipicolinate synthase; protein product: MDFGRLITAMVTPFDENGQIDWDTTGRLIDYLIEEQQSDTLVVSGTTGESPTLTEEEKAELFRYAVKHAAGRCKIIAGTGSNNTAHSIHLTKVAEDAGVDGVLLVAPYYNKPNQEGLYQHFKAIAESTKLPVMLYNVPGRTGINISVETTLRLAELDNVVATKDCASSDQLSQIIAAAPDSFRVYSGDDSATLPTLAIGGYGIVSVASHIIGTKMKQLIESYLSGDVKQAAKLHAECYPVFKGLFECPHPVPNPVAVKYALELRGMPVGGVRLPLVAASEAEAAFISKLV
- the dapG gene encoding aspartate kinase translates to MRILVQKFGGTSLSTDHARSYCLQHIARELANGYSVVVVVSAMGRSGDPYATDTLLQLIRNNGDKLPARERDMLLGCGEIISAAALCSLLCSEGIPSVVLNGGQAGIITDDQYGHARIKELRPERVLQHLRDEKVVIVTGFQGSTESGDMTTLGRGGSDTSATALGAALRAEMVDIYTDVNGILTADPRIVEDAKPLQVVSYAEICNMARQGAKVIHPRAVEIAQQARIPVRVRSTFSMEEGTLVSDAAFTPVTDRQATGIAHVSGVTQITVKAIEGRSDVQLQVFQTMAKHHISVDFINVTPSGAVYTVFDQDADRAVSVLQECGYDPLAIRGCAKVSVIGGGMNGVPGVMARIVEALTEEGITIMQSADSNTTIWVLVKAEDMVKAVRALHAKFELHI
- a CDS encoding dipicolinate synthase subunit B; protein product: MDWTGKTVGYALSGSHCTLAEIMPEIKRFVDAGANVVPIVSQTIMTTDTRFGSSEEWQTQLKAITGNEIISTIVQAEPLGPAKLFDVLLIAPCTGSTTSRLANAITDSAVLMAAKAQMRNLRPLVLAISTNDGLGLNASNIAKLLVAKNIYFVPFGQDNPAQKPNSLVARMDLALEACEAALQGKQLQPLLIERFNY